In Herbaspirillum seropedicae, a single window of DNA contains:
- a CDS encoding SOS mutagenesis and repair protein, translating to MSSQRPSQARRAGFALVDVNNFYVSCERVFDPKLRARPVVVLSNNDGCTVARSNEAKALGIKMAAPWFMMQELARQHGIVALSSNYTLYADMSNRVTEVLRQYSPRLEVYSIDESFLALDGLAGLWPSMSDMGQAIRHQVLTWVGVPVCVGIWATKKVIPTK from the coding sequence GTGAGCAGCCAGCGGCCAAGTCAGGCCAGGCGGGCAGGCTTCGCCCTGGTTGACGTCAATAATTTCTACGTTTCGTGCGAGCGTGTTTTCGACCCCAAGCTCAGGGCCCGGCCCGTGGTGGTGCTGTCCAATAATGACGGGTGCACGGTGGCGCGCTCCAATGAGGCCAAGGCACTGGGCATCAAGATGGCCGCGCCCTGGTTCATGATGCAGGAGCTGGCGCGCCAGCACGGCATCGTGGCGCTCTCTTCGAACTACACCCTCTACGCCGACATGAGCAACCGCGTCACCGAGGTGCTGCGCCAATATAGCCCGCGCCTGGAGGTGTATTCCATCGATGAGAGTTTCCTCGCCCTGGACGGCCTGGCCGGCCTATGGCCGAGCATGAGCGACATGGGCCAGGCCATCCGCCATCAGGTGCTGACCTGGGTCGGTGTGCCGGTCTGTGTGGGCATCTGGGCTACGAAGAAGGTCATACCCACGAAGTGA
- a CDS encoding LexA family protein, which translates to MIQPVPAIQFVGGPLALHITHKLHAGFPSPAADYTADPLDLNQYLVDRVACTFLFDVAGWSMSGAHIVEGDKVVVDRSVSPQPGHIVVAIVNGEFTIKRLRLVNGAYELHPENPDFRPIRFGDGEVLEVFGVVVGVARKML; encoded by the coding sequence ATGATACAGCCCGTACCAGCGATCCAGTTCGTCGGCGGGCCGTTGGCCCTGCACATCACGCACAAGCTCCATGCCGGCTTCCCAAGCCCGGCAGCCGATTACACCGCTGATCCGCTGGACCTGAATCAATACTTGGTAGATCGCGTTGCCTGCACCTTCCTTTTCGATGTGGCCGGCTGGAGTATGAGCGGCGCGCACATCGTCGAGGGCGACAAGGTGGTGGTGGATCGCTCAGTCTCGCCCCAGCCGGGCCATATCGTGGTGGCCATCGTCAACGGGGAGTTCACCATCAAGCGCCTGCGCCTGGTCAACGGCGCCTATGAGCTACATCCGGAGAACCCTGATTTCCGTCCGATCCGCTTCGGCGACGGCGAGGTGCTGGAAGTCTTCGGCGTGGTGGTGGGCGTAGCCAGGAAGATGCTGTGA
- the iteS gene encoding S8 family anti-phage peptidase IteS, which translates to MAKKREGIVREKSLRDNPIAHIGYQPSDLSAVEVNGGGGAKELVPVTPELRRFLRRTIEKAALEIERESSLHPDIPGILIFRLRDIAVAKSHRPLTIAAEAEMTPVGHGAMDEMLVTATQVNLSKLDRVVATRNVKAVRANISAVERFEPWGLKRRFPLQWREMSKKELWQAVILSERRLKIRLFRYSSVEQRTHVLNKFRALLRENHIQYEEFSHSAGIPIFFVETNKKFTQERFLLLASFPAIRRIEPEPLVWPHASTRGTRQHVTFTALQPSADLPVVAVFDTGVDPLTAILNPWIVKRDTYILPPDTDYVHGTAVGSLLVDSAGLNLNHTLIPSSPCRVHDVCALEVPGSRIGDLIIRLREAVAKASDVKIWNLSLGANEVSDEEFTEFGRELDALSDAHGVLFVVAAGNYVDLPRRSWPVTNNTLSDRLSSPGDSVRAITVGAVAHLENASSLVKIGEPAPYSRRGPGPLFTPKPDLAHLGGNADHNLDATGVGLNVLSPGGAIATLCGTSFATPIISALAAHTWRQLEGGARKHRFTVTPNIVKALLVHSAEINSPERSATEKRYFGSGTPLDPLSVLYDSNSSFTMMFELDITESTKWRKSPFPIPPSLFKAGKLNCEVIITAAYAPVLDPNAGAEYVRVNVDVGFGLLEPDATGKIQFKGQVPAKGELGTTGHEQAQVEYGGKWSPIKIYRRSFPNGKSGTNWALQATLLKRALEPRLAKPVRVIIIVTLRALDNNPNIYEEGQRALAATNWIREPLPARTPITVRNP; encoded by the coding sequence ATGGCGAAGAAAAGAGAGGGCATAGTTAGGGAAAAGTCTCTTCGGGACAATCCAATTGCACACATTGGGTATCAACCGTCTGATCTGTCAGCGGTAGAAGTAAATGGTGGGGGTGGAGCAAAGGAGCTCGTCCCTGTTACACCTGAGCTTAGGCGATTTTTGCGCCGCACGATTGAAAAAGCAGCATTGGAGATTGAAAGAGAGAGCAGCCTCCATCCTGACATACCTGGCATATTGATTTTTCGTCTAAGAGATATTGCAGTTGCTAAATCACATCGCCCTCTTACCATAGCCGCCGAAGCGGAAATGACCCCTGTAGGCCACGGTGCTATGGACGAGATGTTAGTAACGGCCACCCAAGTCAACCTAAGTAAGCTTGATCGGGTAGTCGCTACACGCAACGTCAAAGCGGTGCGAGCCAACATAAGCGCAGTGGAGCGCTTCGAGCCCTGGGGGCTCAAGCGGAGGTTCCCTCTGCAATGGAGGGAGATGTCGAAGAAGGAGTTATGGCAAGCCGTGATCTTGTCAGAGCGGCGCTTGAAAATCCGACTTTTCCGCTATAGCTCCGTAGAGCAGCGTACCCACGTTTTAAATAAATTCAGGGCATTACTACGGGAAAATCATATCCAGTACGAAGAGTTTTCGCATAGTGCTGGCATTCCCATTTTCTTCGTCGAGACAAACAAAAAGTTCACCCAAGAACGTTTCCTGTTACTTGCATCGTTCCCAGCAATTCGGCGAATTGAGCCCGAGCCATTGGTTTGGCCTCACGCGTCCACTCGCGGCACTCGTCAGCATGTTACTTTCACGGCTCTACAACCAAGCGCTGATTTACCTGTTGTTGCGGTCTTTGATACGGGCGTTGATCCTCTTACAGCTATCTTGAATCCGTGGATTGTGAAGCGTGACACCTATATCCTCCCGCCGGATACCGACTATGTGCACGGCACGGCAGTTGGCTCATTGTTAGTTGATAGCGCTGGATTGAATTTGAATCATACGCTAATCCCATCTTCACCTTGCCGTGTGCACGATGTATGCGCACTAGAGGTTCCTGGTTCGCGCATTGGTGACCTGATTATCCGCTTGAGGGAGGCTGTCGCCAAAGCGTCCGACGTGAAAATTTGGAATTTGTCGCTAGGAGCGAATGAAGTCTCAGACGAGGAATTTACCGAATTCGGGCGCGAATTAGATGCGTTGAGCGATGCGCATGGCGTTCTCTTTGTTGTGGCAGCGGGCAACTATGTTGATCTACCGCGTCGTAGTTGGCCCGTCACAAACAACACGTTGTCCGATAGGCTTTCGAGTCCCGGTGACTCAGTACGCGCCATAACTGTAGGTGCTGTTGCGCATTTGGAGAATGCATCAAGTCTTGTCAAAATTGGCGAGCCTGCGCCCTATTCGCGCCGGGGTCCTGGCCCCCTTTTCACTCCGAAGCCGGATCTCGCCCATTTAGGAGGAAATGCCGACCATAATTTAGACGCCACAGGTGTTGGCCTAAATGTTCTTTCTCCCGGCGGCGCTATTGCTACTTTGTGTGGTACCAGTTTTGCCACTCCTATCATATCTGCGCTAGCAGCACATACATGGAGACAATTGGAGGGAGGCGCTCGGAAACATAGATTTACTGTCACACCTAATATCGTCAAGGCGCTCCTGGTGCATAGCGCTGAAATAAATTCTCCAGAAAGGTCTGCGACAGAGAAGCGGTATTTTGGGTCTGGGACTCCTCTAGATCCGCTGAGCGTACTCTATGACTCAAACTCGAGCTTCACGATGATGTTCGAGTTGGACATAACCGAATCTACAAAATGGCGAAAGAGTCCCTTCCCTATTCCCCCCTCGCTATTCAAGGCAGGCAAATTAAATTGCGAAGTGATTATCACGGCTGCTTACGCACCCGTTCTCGATCCCAACGCGGGCGCGGAATATGTACGGGTTAACGTTGATGTTGGATTCGGCTTACTGGAGCCGGACGCCACGGGAAAAATTCAGTTTAAGGGTCAAGTTCCTGCTAAAGGTGAGCTTGGAACTACCGGCCATGAACAGGCGCAAGTCGAGTATGGCGGAAAGTGGTCTCCGATCAAGATCTATCGCAGAAGTTTTCCCAACGGCAAGTCCGGAACAAACTGGGCTCTTCAGGCGACATTACTCAAAAGAGCATTAGAGCCACGTCTCGCTAAGCCGGTACGGGTAATTATTATCGTCACTTTGCGTGCTTTAGATAACAACCCGAATATTTATGAAGAGGGTCAGAGAGCTCTCGCCGCGACCAACTGGATTAGGGAGCCACTACCCGCTCGCACTCCGATTACCGTCAGAAATCCCTAG
- the iteA gene encoding anti-phage ATPase IteA has product MSKTDTQVFPHLSEILKIIDGALRANSSMAANYAGLLADKLEQEGNREQALRVRERLARAPTGIAHAQDAGRISTGLPIDTESRMHTVDVSHPMVDAVKLYLPSGVDSRIREFLNTVRYYDALQASEAASPLRLLIYGAPGTGKTQTARWIAGELKLPLLTVRCDTLISSLLGQTSKNLRQVFEYVEQRPCVLFLDEFDALGSARGNERDVGELQRVVISLLQNLDALSENTIVVAASNHDQLLDSAIWRRFPFRVPLPLPDFQLRKELWKEMLGKFSSSALDFDLLAEKSEGISGALIEQIVLDSKRTAIFAGATAIDPAELFKRLGLSLALVQRVALPSLEDEICWLRKWERKIFSLRELSRLYSISIRKVSQLTKEEDGEEKRGHS; this is encoded by the coding sequence ATGTCAAAAACAGACACTCAAGTATTTCCGCACCTCTCAGAAATCTTGAAGATTATTGATGGGGCCTTGCGGGCAAACTCGAGCATGGCCGCCAATTATGCAGGCCTTCTAGCGGACAAATTAGAGCAAGAAGGGAATCGGGAACAGGCTTTGCGGGTTCGCGAAAGGCTGGCAAGAGCACCGACAGGTATAGCTCATGCGCAAGACGCTGGAAGAATTTCTACTGGCCTACCGATCGACACCGAAAGTCGAATGCATACGGTTGATGTAAGTCATCCTATGGTTGATGCAGTGAAACTGTATCTTCCAAGTGGTGTAGATTCTAGAATCAGAGAATTTCTTAACACGGTTCGATATTACGATGCGCTCCAAGCGTCTGAGGCAGCGTCACCTCTTAGACTATTGATTTACGGAGCACCAGGCACGGGGAAAACTCAGACTGCGCGTTGGATTGCGGGTGAACTAAAACTTCCGTTACTAACAGTACGTTGCGACACGCTAATAAGCAGCTTGTTAGGCCAAACAAGTAAAAATTTGCGACAGGTTTTTGAATACGTTGAACAAAGGCCGTGTGTATTGTTCCTGGATGAGTTTGATGCGTTAGGTAGCGCGCGTGGCAATGAGAGAGACGTTGGAGAACTCCAGCGAGTCGTTATATCTCTACTTCAGAACCTCGACGCCTTGTCCGAGAATACGATAGTGGTTGCGGCTTCAAATCATGATCAACTTCTGGACAGCGCGATATGGCGAAGATTTCCTTTTAGGGTGCCACTTCCGCTACCAGATTTTCAATTAAGAAAAGAGCTCTGGAAGGAAATGTTAGGGAAGTTTTCTTCCAGTGCTCTAGACTTTGATTTGCTTGCCGAGAAGTCTGAGGGGATATCAGGGGCACTCATAGAACAGATCGTGCTTGATAGTAAGCGCACAGCAATCTTCGCTGGCGCGACCGCTATTGATCCAGCCGAATTGTTCAAGCGTCTAGGGTTATCTCTGGCATTAGTACAGCGGGTCGCTCTACCTTCATTGGAAGACGAGATTTGTTGGCTAAGGAAGTGGGAACGAAAGATATTTTCATTAAGGGAATTATCGCGTCTGTATTCAATTTCGATAAGAAAAGTTTCACAACTAACAAAGGAAGAGGATGGCGAAGAAAAGAGAGGGCATAGTTAG
- a CDS encoding DUF2750 domain-containing protein, with protein MGISSAHATAFYSEVAASKVIWTIRDAAGFPAPKSTSSGRAIPFWSSESRATLVVKNVSAYFGFKIVAISLDEFFARWIPGLENDGLLAGLNWSGERATGYDVLPGDLSRNLEAACHR; from the coding sequence ATGGGGATTTCATCAGCTCACGCAACTGCGTTCTATTCCGAAGTCGCGGCGTCGAAGGTAATTTGGACAATAAGAGACGCTGCAGGTTTTCCTGCGCCAAAATCAACTAGCAGCGGCCGGGCAATACCGTTTTGGTCGTCTGAATCCAGAGCGACTTTGGTCGTGAAGAATGTCTCGGCATATTTTGGTTTCAAAATCGTTGCAATCAGTCTGGATGAATTTTTCGCTCGCTGGATTCCTGGTTTGGAGAACGATGGTCTATTGGCAGGCTTGAACTGGTCAGGCGAACGAGCAACCGGATACGATGTTCTTCCCGGGGACTTATCACGCAACCTCGAAGCTGCATGCCATCGATAG
- a CDS encoding toxin-antitoxin system YwqK family antitoxin translates to MAELNIAEIPYETGELKFRYSRYLSRDGSRWLRHGLFRAYYPSGELQSDGNYVDGHEHGTWRDFHKNGQLAAEGQYEHGVESGEWKYWREDGSSE, encoded by the coding sequence ATGGCGGAACTGAACATTGCAGAAATCCCCTACGAGACTGGCGAATTGAAGTTTCGATATTCTCGCTATCTTTCACGAGATGGCTCAAGATGGCTGAGGCACGGTCTCTTCCGCGCCTACTATCCATCGGGCGAGTTGCAGTCCGACGGGAATTATGTTGACGGCCATGAGCACGGCACTTGGCGCGATTTTCATAAAAATGGTCAATTGGCAGCAGAGGGCCAGTATGAGCACGGAGTCGAGTCCGGTGAATGGAAATATTGGCGTGAGGACGGGAGCTCGGAATGA
- a CDS encoding methyl-accepting chemotaxis protein: MFKHMKIGTKLALGFGALVVLTILVSGISLSSIRALTSSIKAVLAVQDQKLAPLYAAREALDQTGIAARNAYVFRSDADAQKELAIVDEQKQLYLKAIKDLGPLFAGNKEFEKVRSGMLQMAEELKRPRLYRESGRSEEYRDFLVNECSPLRRQIVSDIGTVLAQVEAENNRAQDATDKMAQLAALTVAVLTLVVVVISILIAVLLTRGLLKQLGGEPTYAAQIAQQIADGDLTANVQTKTGDNSSLLFAIKNMRDSLVSIVAQVRQGTFTIEQASSEIASGNLDLSSRTEQQASSLEETASAMEELMTTVKQNADNAKQASQLAVSASEVASQGGEVVAQVVTTMDGINASSRKIVDIISVIDGIAFQTNILALNAAVEAARAGEQGRGFAVVASEVRSLAQRSATAAKEITELINDSVSQIERGSSLVEQAGQTMENVVNSVKRVTDVVAEISMASQEQSHGITQVNTAITHMDEATQQNSALVEEAAAAANSMKEQAGALSGLVATFRLDAQQARQSGYSQASAPAHAHHVTGNLPLLN; this comes from the coding sequence ATGTTCAAACACATGAAAATCGGCACGAAGCTTGCGCTGGGGTTCGGGGCGCTGGTCGTTCTCACCATTCTCGTCTCGGGCATATCGTTAAGCAGTATTCGCGCCCTGACAAGTTCGATCAAAGCCGTTCTCGCTGTACAAGATCAAAAGTTGGCGCCCTTGTATGCTGCGCGGGAAGCCCTGGATCAGACTGGCATCGCCGCTCGTAATGCCTATGTTTTCCGCAGTGACGCCGACGCTCAGAAAGAGCTGGCGATCGTGGATGAGCAGAAGCAGTTATATCTGAAGGCCATCAAAGATCTCGGGCCCCTGTTCGCCGGGAACAAGGAATTTGAAAAAGTGCGATCCGGGATGTTGCAGATGGCGGAAGAACTCAAGCGTCCTCGGCTCTATCGCGAAAGCGGGAGATCCGAGGAGTATCGTGATTTCCTTGTCAATGAATGCAGCCCTTTGCGGCGCCAGATCGTCTCGGATATTGGGACCGTCCTTGCTCAGGTAGAAGCGGAAAACAACAGGGCCCAGGATGCGACGGACAAAATGGCCCAACTGGCCGCTCTTACCGTTGCAGTGTTGACGCTCGTTGTGGTCGTCATTTCCATCCTCATCGCCGTCCTTCTTACACGAGGGTTGCTGAAACAACTCGGCGGAGAACCGACGTACGCGGCGCAGATCGCGCAGCAGATCGCCGACGGCGATTTGACCGCAAACGTCCAGACCAAAACTGGAGACAACTCCAGCCTCTTGTTTGCCATCAAGAACATGCGTGACAGTCTGGTGTCGATTGTTGCCCAGGTCCGGCAAGGCACTTTCACTATCGAACAGGCCTCCTCTGAGATCGCTTCAGGCAATCTTGATCTCTCGTCGAGAACCGAACAACAGGCCAGCTCGCTGGAAGAAACGGCGTCCGCCATGGAAGAGCTGATGACCACCGTCAAACAAAACGCTGACAACGCAAAACAGGCAAGTCAGCTTGCCGTTTCTGCTTCAGAGGTCGCCAGTCAAGGAGGCGAAGTGGTCGCCCAGGTGGTGACGACGATGGATGGCATCAACGCGTCTTCGCGAAAGATCGTGGACATCATCAGTGTCATCGACGGTATCGCCTTCCAGACGAATATCCTTGCACTCAATGCGGCGGTGGAAGCCGCCCGTGCAGGGGAACAAGGACGCGGCTTTGCGGTTGTGGCATCGGAGGTCCGCAGTCTGGCGCAGCGCAGCGCGACCGCGGCGAAGGAAATTACCGAATTGATCAATGATTCAGTCAGCCAGATCGAGCGTGGCAGCAGCCTGGTGGAGCAAGCTGGGCAAACCATGGAGAACGTAGTCAACAGCGTCAAGCGGGTGACGGATGTGGTTGCCGAAATATCAATGGCCAGCCAGGAACAGAGCCACGGGATTACCCAAGTCAATACCGCGATCACTCACATGGATGAGGCCACGCAACAAAATTCGGCACTCGTGGAAGAAGCCGCCGCAGCAGCCAATTCCATGAAGGAGCAGGCTGGTGCATTGTCGGGGCTGGTCGCGACCTTCCGACTGGATGCCCAACAAGCACGCCAATCAGGCTATTCCCAAGCGTCCGCGCCCGCTCACGCCCATCACGTGACGGGAAATCTGCCCCTACTTAACTAG
- a CDS encoding LysR family transcriptional regulator yields the protein MADIEPNWEWYRSFLKVLETGSLSAAGREMGLTQPTVGRHIENLESTLGLKLFVRSFDGFSPTDAALELKPYAAAIAANSAALRRAASSQGKEVRGTVRLTASEVISVEVLPPILAALRHRHPELRVELVLSNKADDLLQREADIAVRMFRPAQDALVAKRLGSIELGLHAHQSYLTVHGAPKSVDALADHTLIGFDQESAYVRNVLKQIPWLSRAALALRTDSDLAQLAAIRAGFGIGICQVALAARDVALVRLLPRQFALKMETWVAMHEDLRASPRCAVTFAALVAGLGAYIRS from the coding sequence ATGGCCGATATCGAACCTAACTGGGAGTGGTACCGTAGCTTCCTCAAGGTCCTGGAGACGGGATCGTTGTCAGCGGCCGGACGCGAGATGGGCCTGACGCAGCCGACCGTAGGCCGCCATATCGAAAACCTGGAATCGACGCTGGGACTGAAACTCTTCGTCCGCTCCTTCGACGGTTTTTCGCCCACCGATGCTGCCCTGGAACTCAAGCCCTATGCGGCCGCGATTGCCGCCAACTCGGCCGCGTTGCGCCGGGCTGCCAGTAGCCAGGGTAAGGAAGTACGCGGTACGGTCAGGCTGACCGCCAGCGAAGTCATCAGCGTGGAAGTGCTGCCGCCTATCCTGGCGGCGCTCAGGCATCGACATCCGGAGCTGCGCGTCGAACTGGTCCTGTCAAACAAGGCCGATGACTTGCTGCAGCGAGAGGCGGATATCGCCGTGCGCATGTTCCGGCCGGCGCAGGATGCGCTGGTCGCCAAGCGGCTGGGCAGCATTGAATTGGGGCTGCATGCCCACCAGTCCTACCTCACGGTCCACGGCGCACCGAAATCGGTTGACGCGCTGGCCGATCATACGCTCATCGGCTTCGACCAGGAAAGCGCCTATGTGCGCAACGTACTGAAGCAAATCCCCTGGCTGTCGCGCGCCGCCCTGGCCTTGCGCACCGACAGCGATCTGGCGCAATTGGCCGCCATTCGCGCCGGCTTCGGCATCGGCATCTGCCAGGTGGCGCTAGCGGCGAGGGACGTTGCCCTGGTGCGTCTTCTGCCCAGGCAATTCGCACTCAAGATGGAAACCTGGGTAGCCATGCATGAGGATTTGCGAGCGAGTCCACGCTGCGCTGTGACATTTGCGGCGTTGGTGGCAGGATTGGGCGCTTATATACGCAGTTGA
- a CDS encoding NAD-dependent epimerase/dehydratase family protein produces the protein MSKIALFGAAGAIGRSIASAISAQGQHYRVVGRSEETLRQTFGADPRAEIVSWDPDSPASVEAAAHGIDTLIYLVGVHYTRFELHPELMRKTLAGAISAGVRQILLIGTVYPYGLPQTTPVREDHPRAPHTFKGRMRKAQEDLLMQAHTEGRIRAAVLRLPDFYGPGVEASLLHGAIKAAAQGGTADMIGPLDRPHEFVFVPDVGPVVAKLVGTPAAFGKIWHLAGAGVTTQKALVAEMERQTGRKLKTRVVGKTMLRLIGMFNPVMRELVEMHYLQTQPVIMDDSALQQLIGPIEKTSYADGIRKALMG, from the coding sequence ATGTCCAAGATTGCCCTGTTCGGCGCTGCTGGCGCCATCGGTCGAAGCATCGCCTCTGCCATCAGCGCCCAAGGCCAGCATTACCGCGTTGTAGGTCGCAGCGAGGAGACCTTGCGCCAGACCTTCGGAGCAGACCCGCGCGCCGAGATCGTCAGTTGGGACCCCGATTCACCTGCTTCGGTGGAAGCCGCCGCGCACGGCATCGACACGCTGATCTACCTGGTCGGCGTCCACTACACGCGGTTCGAGCTGCATCCCGAACTGATGCGCAAGACCTTGGCCGGCGCCATCAGCGCTGGCGTCAGGCAGATTCTCCTGATCGGCACGGTGTACCCCTACGGTTTGCCGCAGACCACCCCGGTGCGCGAAGACCACCCGCGCGCGCCGCATACCTTCAAGGGGCGCATGCGCAAGGCGCAGGAAGATCTGCTGATGCAAGCGCACACCGAAGGGCGCATCCGCGCGGCCGTGCTGCGCCTGCCGGACTTCTACGGCCCCGGCGTCGAAGCCAGCCTGTTGCATGGTGCGATCAAGGCGGCTGCGCAAGGCGGCACGGCGGACATGATCGGGCCACTGGATCGTCCACACGAGTTCGTGTTCGTGCCTGACGTCGGACCGGTCGTGGCGAAGCTGGTCGGCACCCCGGCTGCATTCGGCAAGATCTGGCACCTGGCTGGCGCGGGCGTGACGACGCAAAAAGCGCTGGTTGCCGAAATGGAGCGCCAGACCGGACGCAAGCTGAAAACCCGTGTGGTGGGAAAAACCATGCTGCGGCTCATCGGCATGTTCAATCCGGTGATGCGCGAGCTGGTGGAGATGCATTATCTGCAGACGCAGCCGGTGATCATGGATGATTCGGCGCTTCAGCAGTTGATCGGACCGATAGAAAAGACGTCCTACGCTGATGGCATCCGCAAGGCGCTCATGGGCTAG